The Salvelinus namaycush isolate Seneca chromosome 16, SaNama_1.0, whole genome shotgun sequence genome has a segment encoding these proteins:
- the LOC120061551 gene encoding sterile alpha motif domain-containing protein 10-like: protein MAVDAASSFSFCRPAVEYRALPEDFKHLSRQTGGNLTWHDGRGQKTAGGRTVKLLQQPGTESYQHRSGDSYGIYHTSPTQPSLIRPVVLWTQQDVCRWLKKHCPHNYLTYVEAFSHHAITGRALLRLNGGKLERMGLVQETLRQELLHQVLQLQVQEEERNLQLLSRGGSFGNLS from the exons ATGGCTGTGGACG CAGCCTCCAGTTTCAGTTTCTGCCGGCCTGCTGTGGAGTATAGGGCACTGCCTGAGGACTTCAAGCACCTGAGTCGACAGACGGGAGGGAACCTCACCTGGCATGACGGGCGTGGTCAGAAAACAGCAGGGGGCCGGACAGTGAAGCTGCTCCAACAGCCTGGGACAGAGAGCTATCAG CATCGTTCAGGTGACTCCTATGGAATCTACCACACCAGCCCCACCCAGCCCAGTCTGATCCGACCTGTGGTGTTATGGACTCAGCAGGACGTCTGCCGATGGTTGAAGAAACACTGTCCTCACAACTACCTGACCTACGTAGAAGCCTTCTCTCATCACGCCATCACAG GCCGTGCTCTGTTGCGTCTGAATGGAGGTAAGTTGGAGAGGATGGGCTTGGTGCAGGAGACGCTGAGGCAGGAGCTCCTACATCAGGTGCTTCAACTGCAGGTGCAAGAGGAGGAACGTAATTTGCAGCTCCTTAGCAGAG